The Halomicrobium salinisoli genome contains a region encoding:
- a CDS encoding Fic family protein: MEREDFDEAAPGEIVPTTTSKGTYSAFRPDPLPPSINTEQLITPLAEATQALGRLHGIGPRVGSREILIEPFIRKEALESSQIEGTHATLSDIYAYEAGQEALIDEDRQQGTQEVVNYLHALTHGLDAITAGDPITVELLCEMHDRLLSGVRGDEADPGELRTTQNFIGSTPYIQDARYVPPPPNKIPDLLEDLLEYANQETNLHPLLRIGLIHYQFETIHPFLDGNGRLGRLLISLLLQRDGLLPEPYLYLSSYFNARRSEYVDHLLAVSQHGEWEEWLLFFLRGVQSQADEAHQRANLLVDLREDYQQRYQNERSENILELVMRLFEDPYLDVNTAADWLDVEYSTANRLIGQLEDDGILEELTGKDRNRFYRANEVFEIINKPINQL, translated from the coding sequence ATGGAGCGAGAAGACTTCGACGAGGCCGCTCCCGGTGAGATCGTTCCTACGACGACATCGAAGGGGACGTATTCGGCGTTCCGACCTGACCCGCTTCCACCCTCGATCAATACTGAACAACTCATTACGCCGCTAGCGGAGGCGACTCAGGCACTCGGACGCCTCCACGGCATCGGTCCACGTGTTGGCTCTCGAGAAATCCTCATCGAGCCATTCATCCGAAAAGAAGCGCTGGAATCCTCGCAGATCGAAGGGACACATGCCACTCTCTCAGATATCTACGCCTATGAGGCCGGACAAGAAGCTCTCATCGACGAAGACAGGCAGCAGGGTACCCAGGAAGTCGTGAACTATCTGCACGCGCTGACACACGGATTAGATGCAATCACAGCTGGCGATCCAATTACCGTCGAATTGCTGTGTGAAATGCACGACCGGTTGCTTTCGGGTGTCCGTGGGGATGAAGCAGACCCAGGAGAACTCCGCACAACCCAGAACTTCATCGGCAGTACGCCGTACATTCAAGACGCCAGGTACGTACCGCCGCCACCGAACAAGATCCCCGACCTTCTCGAAGACTTGCTCGAATATGCGAACCAAGAGACGAATCTGCATCCACTCCTCCGAATTGGGCTGATCCACTACCAGTTCGAGACGATTCACCCCTTTCTAGATGGCAACGGACGACTCGGGCGGCTGTTGATTAGTCTCCTCCTGCAACGTGATGGTCTCTTGCCCGAGCCGTATCTCTACCTGAGTTCATATTTCAACGCACGGCGCTCAGAATACGTCGATCATCTCTTGGCTGTCAGTCAGCACGGTGAATGGGAAGAGTGGCTCCTGTTTTTCCTGCGTGGCGTGCAGTCGCAAGCAGACGAGGCCCATCAGCGGGCAAACCTGCTGGTCGACCTCCGAGAGGACTATCAACAGCGCTACCAGAACGAGCGGTCCGAGAACATTCTCGAACTGGTCATGCGGCTCTTCGAAGACCCGTACCTGGACGTGAACACAGCGGCCGACTGGTTGGATGTCGAATACAGCACGGCCAACCGACTGATCGGACAGCTCGAAGATGACGGAATACTCGAAGAACTCACCGGGAAAGACCGGAATCGGTTCTACCGGGCAAACGAAGTCTTCGAGATCATCAACAAGCCGATCAACCAACTCTGA